One Falsarthrobacter nasiphocae DNA segment encodes these proteins:
- the hpf gene encoding ribosome hibernation-promoting factor, HPF/YfiA family translates to MEFQISGRGVTVSDRFREYVNEKSEKIETLADKPQRLEAKVTQEGRSTSAPDSMTVELTVVGRGPVIRSEARAGDKMAAFDLAYAKLLERLRRAHDRRKVHHGRHTPPAVHDKTAGLDPAETGRPLAEQVAPEAGSQDARGDSAPVLIRRKLFPAVPMGLDDAVDAMELVGHDFYVFRDAETGRDSVVYRRAGMTYGVIALDDAVESGSVSEMREYRAG, encoded by the coding sequence ATGGAATTCCAGATTTCCGGCCGTGGAGTCACCGTCTCGGATCGTTTCCGCGAGTACGTGAACGAGAAGAGCGAGAAGATCGAGACGCTTGCGGACAAACCGCAGCGCCTCGAGGCCAAGGTCACCCAGGAAGGCCGCTCCACGTCGGCCCCGGACTCGATGACCGTCGAGCTCACCGTCGTGGGGCGCGGCCCCGTCATCCGCTCCGAGGCTCGGGCGGGGGACAAGATGGCCGCGTTCGACCTCGCCTACGCCAAGCTGCTCGAGCGCCTGCGCCGAGCCCACGACCGCCGCAAGGTCCACCACGGTCGGCACACCCCGCCCGCCGTGCACGACAAGACCGCCGGGCTCGACCCTGCGGAGACCGGACGCCCCCTCGCGGAGCAGGTTGCCCCGGAGGCGGGCTCGCAGGACGCCCGCGGAGACTCCGCGCCCGTCCTCATCCGCCGCAAGCTCTTTCCAGCCGTCCCGATGGGCCTCGACGACGCCGTCGACGCCATGGAGCTCGTGGGCCACGACTTCTACGTCTTCCGGGACGCGGAGACGGGGCGGGACAGCGTCGTCTACCGCCGCGCGGGCATGACGTACGGCGTCATCGCGCTCGACGACGCGGTCGAGTCCGGCAGCGTCAGCGAAATGCGCGAGTACCGCGCAGGCTAG
- a CDS encoding winged helix-turn-helix domain-containing protein, translating to MTDAAPRAESMTLREARRLQLGAQAFPGRPPAHAAAANRRVGDVFESLGLLQIDSVSTVARSHVLPHFARLGAYDPAVLERLHTRPSSPALEYWAHEASIVPRALYPALRAVQQRAWVSASDSPEERDALVPHILKALESSSAPMSSRDLAAALDVQARRERGHWGWNWAPLKHALGDLFESGRVLSAGRNAQFERLYVPAARMVGPDVVVPSREDAVRTLTARALRALGIASASSIADYYRVPARETTTALRALEAAGQAVRRRVEGQKTEWWADPNGKPMRGRGVDALLTPFDPLVFDRRRLAELWGMEYALEFYVPAARRRYGYFVMPFLQGDRLTARADVRLDRAASVLRVQAYYPEESADSETLPRLTAAAERLGDWLGADRTQMPATLATGPGLLTAESSHVD from the coding sequence ATGACCGACGCCGCGCCTCGCGCCGAGAGCATGACCCTGCGCGAGGCCCGGCGCCTCCAGCTCGGGGCCCAGGCCTTCCCCGGCAGGCCGCCCGCGCACGCGGCCGCGGCGAATCGCCGGGTGGGGGACGTCTTCGAATCCCTCGGCCTGCTCCAGATCGACTCGGTGTCCACGGTGGCCCGCTCTCACGTGCTGCCCCATTTCGCCCGGCTCGGCGCCTACGACCCGGCCGTCCTCGAGCGCCTCCACACCCGCCCCTCGTCACCGGCGCTCGAGTACTGGGCCCACGAGGCGAGCATCGTCCCGCGCGCCCTCTACCCGGCGCTCAGGGCGGTCCAGCAGCGCGCGTGGGTCTCGGCCAGCGACTCCCCGGAGGAGCGCGACGCCCTCGTCCCCCATATCCTCAAGGCCCTCGAGTCGTCCTCGGCGCCGATGTCCTCGCGAGACCTTGCCGCCGCGCTCGACGTTCAGGCCCGGCGCGAGCGCGGGCACTGGGGATGGAACTGGGCCCCGCTCAAGCATGCACTCGGGGACCTCTTCGAGTCGGGGCGCGTGCTCTCGGCGGGGCGCAACGCCCAGTTCGAGCGCCTCTACGTGCCGGCGGCGCGCATGGTGGGCCCGGACGTCGTCGTGCCCTCCCGCGAGGACGCGGTCCGGACGCTGACCGCCCGCGCGCTCAGGGCGCTGGGGATCGCCAGCGCCTCGTCCATCGCGGACTACTACCGCGTGCCCGCACGGGAGACGACGACGGCGCTGCGCGCTCTGGAGGCCGCGGGCCAGGCCGTCCGCCGTCGCGTGGAGGGGCAGAAGACCGAGTGGTGGGCTGACCCGAACGGCAAGCCCATGAGGGGGCGGGGCGTGGACGCGCTCCTGACGCCGTTCGACCCGCTGGTGTTCGACCGGAGGCGGCTCGCCGAGCTGTGGGGCATGGAGTACGCGCTCGAGTTCTACGTGCCGGCCGCGCGGCGCCGGTACGGATACTTCGTCATGCCGTTCCTCCAGGGGGACAGGCTCACCGCGCGGGCCGACGTCCGGCTCGACCGGGCCGCGTCCGTCCTGCGGGTGCAGGCGTACTACCCGGAGGAGTCTGCGGACAGCGAAACGCTCCCGCGCCTCACCGCCGCCGCGGAGAGGCTGGGGGACTGGCTCGGCGCGGATCGGACGCAGATGCCCGCCACGCTGGCAACGGGGCCCGGGCTTCTGACCGCAGAATCATCACACGTAGACTGA
- a CDS encoding ComF family protein, giving the protein MGLLLDACGDAFEAFVPSPCLACGSGGGPLCARCRAARAEELVPRPFEASERASALPLGPSGEPWPVWAGGEYTGLRSELMLAFKGRGVTAVSDVLASHLGAAVAALDLGERDVLVRVPPSWRSCLTRGYDPVERLLAGAGGAGERGLVRRRAAWRPAARGGQKGLGARQRGERLARAFRPGPRAGAVLPRCGRVVVVDDVLTTGATLGAVMKVLLAAGAPAVAGAVALAARPTGRAGEGTLGEPLGKDG; this is encoded by the coding sequence ATGGGACTGCTTCTGGACGCGTGCGGAGACGCCTTCGAGGCGTTTGTCCCGTCCCCGTGTCTCGCGTGCGGCAGCGGCGGAGGCCCCCTGTGCGCGCGGTGCCGCGCCGCCCGCGCAGAGGAGCTCGTGCCCCGCCCGTTCGAGGCCTCGGAGCGGGCTTCGGCCCTGCCGCTGGGGCCGAGCGGCGAGCCGTGGCCCGTGTGGGCGGGAGGGGAGTACACCGGCCTGCGGAGCGAGCTCATGCTGGCCTTCAAGGGGCGGGGCGTCACCGCCGTCTCGGACGTCCTGGCCTCGCACCTGGGCGCGGCGGTCGCGGCACTGGACCTGGGGGAGCGGGACGTCCTCGTCCGCGTCCCGCCCTCGTGGCGCAGTTGCCTGACACGCGGGTATGACCCGGTCGAACGGCTCCTGGCCGGGGCGGGCGGGGCCGGCGAGCGCGGCCTCGTCCGGCGCCGAGCCGCGTGGAGGCCGGCGGCCCGAGGCGGCCAGAAAGGGCTCGGTGCCCGGCAGCGCGGCGAGAGGCTCGCGCGGGCCTTCCGCCCGGGCCCGCGCGCCGGCGCAGTGCTTCCGCGGTGCGGGCGGGTCGTCGTCGTGGACGACGTCCTGACGACGGGCGCCACGCTCGGGGCCGTCATGAAGGTCCTCCTCGCCGCGGGCGCGCCCGCCGTCGCGGGGGCCGTCGCCCTCGCGGCCCGCCCCACGGGGAGGGCTGGGGAGGGCACTCTGGGTGAACCGCTGGGAAAGGATGGGTGA